One genomic segment of Candidatus Schekmanbacteria bacterium includes these proteins:
- a CDS encoding FAD binding domain-containing protein translates to MKFTYIAPQSIDEVLDILSKEKGKAALLAGGTDLLLSVKDGDKQPDYIVDLKALRQFNQINDSSGRLRIGALTTVRDIEKSSLIGNKYPFLQQAAASLGSVQIRNLATIGGNIFNASPCADLALPLLALDATLTLQKSRASRKVSINSFFVDNGVSCAAADEVLLDIETEEKAGKGIFIKHSKRRAMDISVVGVCIRLEFSSDGKVADARIALGSVAPIPMRAIEAEESLTGELLNEKTIAESARIASDEAKPITDARASAWYRKDMVNALVRRGLTILKNGSGR, encoded by the coding sequence TTGAAATTTACATATATCGCACCGCAGAGCATTGATGAAGTGCTTGATATTCTGTCAAAAGAAAAGGGGAAGGCTGCCCTTCTTGCCGGAGGGACCGACCTTCTGCTTTCCGTAAAAGACGGTGATAAACAGCCTGATTACATTGTTGACCTGAAAGCACTTAGACAATTCAATCAAATAAATGATAGCTCGGGCAGGCTGAGGATAGGCGCTTTGACTACGGTGCGCGATATAGAAAAATCATCTTTGATAGGAAATAAATATCCTTTTTTACAACAGGCAGCAGCAAGCTTAGGTTCTGTGCAGATAAGAAATCTTGCCACCATTGGAGGAAATATCTTCAATGCTTCTCCCTGTGCTGACCTAGCACTTCCCTTGCTTGCATTGGATGCAACGCTTACACTTCAGAAAAGCAGAGCATCGCGGAAGGTAAGTATCAATAGTTTCTTTGTTGATAACGGTGTTTCATGCGCCGCAGCAGATGAGGTTTTACTGGATATTGAAACTGAAGAAAAGGCCGGGAAGGGGATATTCATTAAACATTCAAAGCGCCGGGCAATGGATATTTCGGTAGTTGGCGTTTGCATAAGGCTTGAATTTTCATCTGATGGCAAAGTAGCTGACGCAAGAATAGCATTGGGCTCAGTCGCTCCTATTCCAATGCGTGCAATTGAGGCAGAGGAATCATTGACAGGGGAACTTCTCAATGAAAAAACCATAGCCGAATCCGCCAGGATCGCATCAGATGAGGCAAAGCCTATTACAGATGCAAGGGCATCTGCATGGTACAGGAAGGATATGGTTAATGCGCTGGTAAGAAGAGGATTAACAATACTTAAAAACGGCAGCGGCAGATAA
- a CDS encoding (2Fe-2S)-binding protein — MKKILTFNVNGEVREVLVDGTETLLFVLREGLNLKGTKEGCGRGDCGACTVLLNGKPVNSCLVLAMTINGMDITTIEGLEKDGELHPIQKAFIDNGAVQCGYCTPGMILTTKSLLEENSKPSDEEIKHYFEGNLCRCTGYASIMRAVKSLI; from the coding sequence ATGAAAAAAATTCTTACATTCAATGTCAACGGCGAAGTAAGGGAAGTCCTTGTTGATGGGACAGAGACACTTCTTTTTGTCCTGAGAGAAGGGCTTAATCTAAAAGGGACAAAGGAAGGGTGCGGGAGAGGAGATTGCGGCGCATGCACGGTCTTACTTAACGGCAAACCTGTAAATTCCTGCCTCGTACTTGCAATGACTATTAATGGAATGGATATAACTACAATCGAAGGTCTTGAAAAGGATGGAGAGCTTCATCCAATCCAGAAAGCCTTTATTGATAATGGTGCAGTCCAGTGCGGATATTGTACTCCGGGGATGATATTAACGACGAAGTCTCTTCTTGAAGAGAATAGCAAACCTTCTGATGAAGAGATTAAGCATTATTTTGAGGGGAACCTCTGCCGCTGTACAGGCTATGCAAGTATAATGCGGGCAGTTAAATCGCTGATTTAA
- a CDS encoding xanthine dehydrogenase family protein molybdopterin-binding subunit gives MTLIGKSIPRIESRDKVTGKALFTGDIVLPEKILIGKILYSPVPHAKILSIDYSEALKVEGVKAIITSEDFPPKRTGLMIEDEMTIARGKVRYIGDRVAAVAAVSEDAAREALRKIKVEYDELPSVFDPIEALKEGAPLVQDDLISEGTAKKLGIDGNLCSSMELIQGDLDKGFAEADVVLEDTFRTPKIHHAFIEPHVTLANWDPEKGVMIWTSSQGYFVIQQKISAIFSLPISKVKVFAIETGGGFGGKIPLFAEHLACALSKKAKAPVRIYIDRDEELRFGKPRFSSVINVKIGVKKDGTITALHSKLYYELGAWADFGPILMYAATNNGCGPYKIANAKLEGNAVYTNKISGASFRAPGVPQYCFALESMINRASAAAGVDSLLLRKKNAVRDGDVRISGEPVRGDSFIKVLDKAEEIINSKPNKDEIGIAACIWETRAAPSSILLRLCDDGRVAVYTGISDLTGSRTIFAQIVSDVLDIDMESIEIISPDTSTAPVTPPTSGSSMAFNVGYVVKSAAEALKADIIKIAAGRLETEDVSKIIFEKGKALNPESGKSISIAEVAQYSRRKLGKVMFAQNSSVAQNSATLFGLQLAEVDVDSETGKLDVKKITSIHDIGKVLNPLLLYGQVEGAVIQGFGFAVSEEIVFDDKGRVLTDNFSDYGTPTIKDVPEIDVVMIEGELSKDGPYGIKGIGEPPVVPTAPAIADAVRKKTGAVVNELPLSPERVFKALKNKSYI, from the coding sequence ATGACTCTTATAGGAAAATCAATCCCGCGGATCGAGTCAAGGGATAAGGTGACCGGTAAAGCCCTTTTCACAGGGGATATAGTTCTTCCAGAGAAAATATTGATAGGAAAGATCTTATATAGTCCGGTTCCTCATGCAAAGATTTTAAGCATTGACTACTCGGAGGCGCTTAAAGTTGAAGGTGTAAAGGCAATAATCACATCCGAAGATTTCCCGCCAAAAAGAACAGGCCTTATGATCGAAGATGAGATGACCATTGCACGTGGCAAGGTAAGGTATATTGGTGACAGGGTTGCCGCAGTTGCCGCAGTAAGCGAAGATGCAGCACGGGAAGCGCTAAGAAAGATAAAGGTTGAATATGATGAGCTTCCTTCGGTTTTTGATCCTATCGAGGCTTTAAAAGAAGGTGCCCCACTTGTTCAGGATGATCTCATATCTGAAGGCACGGCAAAAAAATTGGGAATAGATGGGAATCTCTGTTCATCCATGGAGTTGATACAGGGGGATCTAGATAAAGGTTTTGCGGAAGCGGATGTAGTTCTCGAGGACACATTCAGGACACCAAAGATACACCATGCCTTTATAGAACCGCATGTTACCCTTGCGAACTGGGACCCTGAGAAGGGTGTGATGATCTGGACTTCATCGCAGGGTTATTTTGTAATACAGCAGAAGATTTCTGCCATATTTTCTCTACCCATAAGCAAGGTTAAGGTTTTTGCGATTGAAACAGGAGGCGGCTTCGGCGGAAAAATTCCCCTCTTTGCAGAACATCTGGCCTGCGCGCTTTCTAAAAAGGCCAAGGCTCCTGTGCGAATCTATATAGACAGGGATGAAGAGCTCCGTTTCGGCAAACCCAGATTTTCATCAGTAATAAATGTAAAGATAGGTGTTAAAAAGGACGGCACCATAACTGCACTTCATTCAAAGTTATATTATGAGCTTGGCGCATGGGCTGATTTTGGACCAATCCTCATGTATGCGGCAACCAATAATGGCTGCGGACCATACAAGATAGCGAACGCAAAGCTGGAAGGCAATGCTGTTTATACAAACAAGATAAGCGGAGCATCTTTCAGAGCGCCCGGCGTGCCCCAATACTGTTTTGCACTTGAATCAATGATAAACCGTGCCTCCGCAGCAGCAGGAGTGGATTCTCTTTTATTGAGGAAGAAAAACGCTGTCCGCGATGGAGATGTGAGGATTTCAGGGGAACCTGTACGCGGGGACTCATTTATAAAAGTCCTCGACAAGGCAGAAGAAATAATAAACAGCAAGCCCAACAAAGATGAAATCGGAATTGCCGCATGTATATGGGAAACGCGGGCAGCTCCCTCGTCAATTCTTCTTCGTTTGTGCGATGACGGAAGGGTAGCCGTCTATACCGGGATTTCTGATCTTACCGGTTCGCGGACAATATTTGCACAGATAGTATCAGATGTCTTAGATATTGACATGGAGAGTATAGAGATAATTTCACCTGATACATCTACAGCCCCGGTTACTCCGCCAACCTCAGGAAGCTCAATGGCTTTCAATGTCGGGTATGTTGTAAAGAGTGCGGCAGAAGCTCTAAAGGCTGACATAATTAAGATTGCTGCCGGACGTCTTGAGACTGAAGACGTGAGTAAAATAATTTTCGAAAAGGGGAAAGCTCTCAACCCTGAATCAGGAAAATCCATAAGCATTGCTGAAGTCGCTCAATATTCACGAAGAAAACTCGGGAAGGTCATGTTTGCCCAGAACAGCTCAGTTGCGCAAAACAGCGCTACGCTCTTCGGGCTTCAGCTTGCGGAAGTTGATGTTGACAGTGAAACCGGAAAGTTAGACGTAAAAAAGATTACTTCCATTCATGATATTGGGAAGGTGCTCAACCCGCTTTTACTTTACGGGCAGGTTGAAGGCGCTGTCATTCAGGGATTCGGCTTTGCAGTTTCCGAGGAGATCGTATTTGATGATAAAGGGCGCGTACTTACCGACAATTTTTCAGATTACGGCACTCCGACCATTAAGGATGTGCCCGAGATAGATGTTGTGATGATAGAGGGGGAACTTTCAAAGGACGGACCTTACGGAATAAAAGGTATCGGTGAGCCTCCGGTTGTTCCGACCGCTCCGGCAATAGCAGATGCAGTGCGCAAAAAAACAGGGGCAGTTGTAAACGAACTTCCTCTTTCCCCTGAGAGAGTTTTTAAAGCATTAAAAAATAAATCATACATCTAA